Within Hydrogenoanaerobacterium saccharovorans, the genomic segment CGTGCGGTTTTCTACTTATGCCGTACCTGTAATTTTAGGTGAGATGCGACGGCTTTTCCGCGACGGTGGCAGTGTAAAAGTATCGCGTACGCTCAAAGAACTGTCGCTAAAAACAATGCGTTTGCGCGAGCAGTTTACCGCCAAAAAGGGCAGAGAACCTTCCATTGGTGAACTGGCTGAACTACTAGAGCGGGACCCTGCCGAAATAGCCGAAGCAATCTCGGCTGCAGCGCCGCCTATTTCGCTTACGGTAAGCGAAGAAGATGGCGGAGGACAAATTGATATTCCTATCGACTCACCGGAAGAAGAAATGGCGGATTCCATCTCACTCAAACAAGTGGTGGGGCAGCTTGCGGCTGGCGACAGGCAGCTGATTGTTCTGCGCTATTTCGGCGGAAAAACCCAAACCCAAACCGCCGAACTTTTGGGGATGACACAAGTGCAGGTTTCTCGACGGGAGAAAAAGATACTTACCCAGCTGCGGCAAGAGTTAACAGGATAAATAATAAGAATAAAAAAGGTTCTGTGATAAAATCAATCACAGAACCTTTTTATGTGCAAAGAGCCTAGCAGTATCAAATGTTATAGGTTATTTACGCACGATTATTTTCATGCCCCAGCATTGCCGCACCAATAATACCCGCATCGTTGCCAAGCTTGGCTATAACAATTTGAGGTTTGGGGTTTGTAAACTCGGTGATAAAGCTCTCGCGTTCAACGTAAGCTTTTACCGGGTTTAAAATAATATCGCCCTCTTTTGAAATACCGCCGCCGATGCAGAGAATTTCGGGCTGAAAAGCATTGATAACATTGGTGATGCCGCAGCCGAGATAGCCGAGGTATTCGTCTACAACCGCTTTACCGCTTGCATCCCCTGCACGCATAGCATCAAATGCGGTTTTGCCATTTGCATTTTCTTTTTTACCATCGCAAATTTTCCACATCAGGCTGTCTTTATTTTTTTCCATAGCTTCTTTGGTCATATTGATTAAACCGGTTGCAGAAGCATATGCCTCAAAGCAACCCTTACGCCCGCATGTGCAACCTCTTCCGCCGTACACAATTACGGTGTGCCCCAACTCACCGCCTGCAAAGTTGGTGCCCGAAAAAATTTTGCCGTCTAT encodes:
- a CDS encoding sigma-70 family RNA polymerase sigma factor: MPECMVTREQMIESNMGLVHACAHKFKGRGMEYDDLFQAGCMGLVKAVDAFDWNRGVRFSTYAVPVILGEMRRLFRDGGSVKVSRTLKELSLKTMRLREQFTAKKGREPSIGELAELLERDPAEIAEAISAAAPPISLTVSEEDGGGQIDIPIDSPEEEMADSISLKQVVGQLAAGDRQLIVLRYFGGKTQTQTAELLGMTQVQVSRREKKILTQLRQELTG
- a CDS encoding ROK family protein; its protein translation is MKYSIGVDLGGMSMKIGVVDENYNIIATAKHETNVEGGAEVIAADMVKTIQEAVQKSGLTMEQMEYCGIGSPGTVNKSTGYVEYSNNLRFYNAPFASYIEKAIGKKVYMENDANAAALGEALAGAGNGSKNVICITLGTGVGSGIIIDGKIFSGTNFAGGELGHTVIVYGGRGCTCGRKGCFEAYASATGLINMTKEAMEKNKDSLMWKICDGKKENANGKTAFDAMRAGDASGKAVVDEYLGYLGCGITNVINAFQPEILCIGGGISKEGDIILNPVKAYVERESFITEFTNPKPQIVIAKLGNDAGIIGAAMLGHENNRA